One window from the genome of Candidatus Manganitrophaceae bacterium encodes:
- the smpB gene encoding SsrA-binding protein SmpB, with protein MSDEKGNDSVVVNNRKAFHDYFIEETVEAGIALFGTEVKSLRDGRINLKDSFARVENGEVFLYNCHISPYSHGNLSNHDPTRTRKLLLQRREIERLLGKAQQKGYTLVPLKIYFKRGWAKVEIGLAVGKKLYDKRDTESKKTAQREIEKGMRGKGQR; from the coding sequence ATGTCCGACGAAAAGGGAAACGATTCGGTGGTGGTGAACAACCGAAAGGCGTTTCACGATTATTTTATCGAGGAGACGGTCGAGGCCGGCATTGCGTTATTCGGCACCGAAGTGAAATCGCTCCGCGACGGTCGGATCAATTTAAAAGACAGCTTCGCCCGGGTTGAAAATGGCGAGGTCTTCCTTTATAATTGTCACATCAGTCCTTACAGCCACGGCAATCTCTCTAACCACGATCCGACGCGGACACGAAAACTCCTCCTCCAGAGAAGAGAGATCGAACGGCTCCTGGGGAAGGCGCAGCAGAAGGGATACACGCTGGTCCCGCTGAAGATCTACTTCAAGCGGGGCTGGGCGAAAGTAGAAATTGGATTGGCCGTCGGAAAGAAGCTCTACGACAAGCGCGACACCGAGTCCAAAAAAACGGCCCAGCGCGAAATCGAAAAAGGAATGCGGGGCAAAGGACAACGGTAG
- a CDS encoding DUF721 domain-containing protein: protein MTKRPFPSAISPIVKGIVKNFGLERGIASLLLQVNWKEVVGPQIAAHTYPTEIRFTTLHLLVDSAVWMQELSFMKKEIIEKSNRLLEKQSIRDLHLRVGALPSPLVTPLAAGAAPVRDCTAEEAAWIEEQLQAIADPALKESVRCALRRHLIKEMGPVTGPAPGALTERPGH, encoded by the coding sequence ATGACAAAGAGACCCTTCCCTTCAGCGATTTCGCCGATCGTGAAAGGGATTGTAAAAAACTTTGGGTTGGAGAGGGGGATCGCTTCCCTGCTGCTGCAGGTGAACTGGAAAGAGGTTGTCGGACCCCAGATCGCCGCCCACACCTATCCGACAGAGATCCGCTTCACCACCCTGCATCTGCTGGTCGACAGCGCCGTCTGGATGCAAGAGCTCTCCTTTATGAAAAAGGAGATCATCGAGAAATCAAACCGGCTTCTGGAAAAACAATCAATCCGGGATCTCCACCTTCGCGTCGGGGCCCTTCCTTCCCCTCTGGTCACACCGCTCGCCGCCGGAGCGGCGCCGGTGAGGGACTGCACCGCGGAGGAGGCGGCCTGGATCGAAGAGCAGCTCCAGGCGATTGCCGATCCTGCCTTGAAAGAGAGCGTCCGCTGCGCGCTCCGACGGCATCTCATCAAAGAAATGGGTCCGGTTACTGGTCCGGCGCCGGGAGCTTTGACGGAGCGGCCGGGTCACTGA
- a CDS encoding class I SAM-dependent methyltransferase — MASSDSSKVDEPHRAQAPSALLIDPLARFQKGPALDVACGRGRNALYLASQGFDVVGIDRDPEAIAFCKAEASRLGVALTLQEVDLEQPHPLPDGPYALVTCFYYLDRTLLPDLKKAVRPGGHLVYETFLIDQHTQFGKPGRREFCWEHNELLRHFLDFQILFYFEGLKEERWIVQLVAERSK; from the coding sequence ATGGCCTCCTCTGATTCCTCCAAAGTCGACGAACCCCATCGCGCTCAGGCCCCCTCGGCGTTGCTGATCGACCCTCTCGCCCGTTTTCAGAAAGGGCCGGCGCTCGACGTCGCCTGCGGACGGGGTCGAAACGCGCTTTACCTGGCGTCGCAGGGGTTCGATGTGGTCGGCATCGATCGCGATCCGGAGGCGATCGCATTCTGCAAGGCCGAGGCGAGCCGGTTGGGGGTGGCGCTGACCCTCCAAGAAGTCGATCTCGAACAGCCACATCCCCTCCCCGACGGCCCCTATGCCCTGGTGACCTGCTTTTATTATCTCGACCGCACGCTCCTCCCCGATCTAAAGAAAGCTGTCCGCCCCGGAGGGCACCTCGTCTATGAAACCTTTTTAATCGATCAACACACGCAATTCGGCAAGCCGGGCCGACGGGAGTTCTGCTGGGAGCATAATGAGCTCCTCCGCCATTTTCTCGATTTCCAGATCCTCTTCTACTTTGAGGGATTGAAAGAAGAGCGGTGGATCGTCCAGCTGGTTGCAGAAAGATCGAAATAA
- a CDS encoding ChaN family lipoprotein yields MRPSRRLVALLVMALSIWPALHGCAGAGHRHPTAAAAVPLNDSDPAPRGSSMPTGPTSKTVSTPSSKPDSAKPDLAPESPYINIDQIPEGKIVHIPTGVAVSKEQLIDLIAPARVIYVGEVHDNLEDHRVQLEILKALSERFPGKIAVGMEMFRRPAQPQLDLWVEGKLGEKEFRKLWIENWGIELGYYQALLDFIKEKKIPLIALNASQDMEVKVSMKGIDHLSPEDQKAIPQIDRNDPYHRQALEAIFKGHGTGQQRGEGFQPFYDTMLLWDETMADSVARTLSSPEGADKKMVVFAGGFHVGYGFGIPRRAFRRLPEPYRIVIPNTQAIPQEKRFLTEIKLPDLPLHLADFVWGVGYKEVDTPKKVRLGVQVEPFQAGVRIVEVTPNSPAEAAGIQNGDIVISFDNEEMQEPFDLTYAVGQKSPGDRVKVKLLREGKIIETEAIMKPSRHP; encoded by the coding sequence ATGCGACCTTCCCGCCGCCTTGTAGCACTTCTGGTGATGGCCCTCTCGATCTGGCCGGCTTTGCACGGCTGCGCGGGCGCCGGCCATCGCCATCCGACCGCGGCAGCGGCCGTTCCCCTCAACGATTCAGATCCAGCGCCGAGGGGTTCTTCCATGCCGACGGGGCCGACGAGCAAAACCGTTTCAACCCCTTCTTCCAAACCGGATTCGGCCAAACCGGACCTTGCCCCCGAATCTCCTTATATCAACATCGATCAGATTCCAGAGGGGAAGATCGTTCACATCCCGACCGGCGTCGCCGTCTCGAAAGAGCAGCTGATCGATCTGATCGCCCCGGCCCGGGTGATCTATGTCGGCGAGGTCCATGACAACCTGGAAGACCATCGGGTGCAGCTGGAGATTCTCAAGGCGCTCTCCGAGCGGTTCCCCGGCAAGATCGCAGTCGGCATGGAAATGTTCCGACGGCCGGCGCAGCCGCAGCTCGATCTCTGGGTGGAGGGGAAACTCGGCGAAAAGGAATTTCGCAAACTGTGGATCGAGAACTGGGGGATCGAGCTCGGCTATTATCAGGCGCTCCTCGACTTTATCAAAGAAAAGAAGATTCCGCTGATCGCCTTGAATGCTTCGCAGGATATGGAGGTCAAGGTCAGCATGAAAGGGATCGATCACCTCTCGCCGGAAGATCAAAAAGCGATTCCTCAGATCGATCGAAACGACCCGTATCACCGCCAGGCGCTCGAGGCGATTTTCAAAGGCCACGGCACCGGACAGCAGCGCGGCGAGGGATTTCAGCCCTTCTACGACACGATGCTTCTCTGGGATGAGACGATGGCCGACAGCGTGGCCCGCACCCTCTCCTCTCCCGAGGGGGCCGACAAGAAGATGGTTGTTTTTGCCGGCGGCTTTCATGTCGGATATGGTTTCGGCATCCCGCGCCGGGCCTTCCGGCGCCTGCCGGAGCCGTATCGGATCGTCATCCCGAACACCCAGGCGATTCCGCAAGAGAAGCGGTTTTTAACGGAGATCAAGCTTCCCGACCTCCCGCTCCACCTCGCTGATTTTGTCTGGGGGGTCGGCTATAAGGAGGTCGATACGCCGAAGAAGGTCCGGTTGGGGGTTCAGGTCGAGCCATTCCAGGCCGGGGTCCGGATTGTCGAAGTCACCCCCAACTCTCCCGCCGAGGCCGCGGGAATCCAAAACGGCGACATCGTGATTTCCTTCGACAACGAGGAGATGCAGGAGCCATTTGACCTCACCTATGCCGTCGGCCAGAAATCACCGGGCGATCGGGTCAAGGTGAAGCTCCTCCGGGAAGGAAAGATCATCGAAACCGAAGCGATCATGAAACCATCCCGTCATCCCTAG
- the dnaN gene encoding DNA polymerase III subunit beta: MKIRIERRELLTGIQRVQGVVEKRNTMPILSHILMEAQRDKISLFATDLEIGIQGAYPAEIVEPGRLTFSARKLYEIVREFPEGKVEIASEPKNWVAIQSGRSHFRIVGLPPEEFPTPPNSDAETKIPLDAAILSDLIRRTLYASGENDARYILNGILVQVQLEEGGGKKWIIRFVATDGHRLSLAEAPISVAGDFPEQNIIIPKKAILEIKRALDEGGESGAPELAIGKNQLVFRQGTFILTSRLMEGNYPNYRQVIPAGNDKRVSVNREALEGGLRRVSLLAREKTNAVKFQLEKGKIQLSSNNPELGEADEEVTASFTGEGFSTGFNARYLLDALSVLEGEEATLEFKDALSPCLIKEEGKGFLAVVMPMRV, from the coding sequence ATGAAGATCAGAATCGAGCGAAGGGAGTTGCTCACCGGGATCCAACGCGTACAAGGGGTGGTCGAAAAGCGGAACACGATGCCGATCCTCTCTCACATCCTTATGGAGGCCCAGCGCGATAAAATCTCTCTTTTTGCAACCGATCTGGAGATTGGAATTCAGGGGGCTTACCCGGCGGAGATCGTCGAGCCGGGACGATTAACCTTCTCGGCGCGCAAACTCTATGAAATCGTCCGGGAGTTTCCGGAGGGAAAGGTGGAGATTGCCAGCGAGCCGAAGAATTGGGTCGCCATTCAGTCGGGCCGAAGCCACTTCCGAATTGTTGGCCTTCCTCCGGAAGAATTCCCCACCCCGCCGAACTCGGATGCGGAGACCAAGATCCCGCTCGATGCGGCGATCCTCTCGGATCTGATCCGACGGACCCTCTATGCGTCGGGGGAGAACGATGCCCGTTATATCCTGAACGGGATTCTCGTTCAGGTTCAACTCGAAGAAGGCGGGGGAAAGAAGTGGATTATCCGTTTTGTTGCAACCGATGGACACCGGCTCTCTCTGGCCGAGGCGCCGATCTCGGTCGCCGGCGATTTTCCCGAGCAGAACATCATTATCCCGAAGAAGGCGATCCTGGAAATCAAACGGGCGCTCGACGAGGGGGGAGAGTCCGGGGCGCCGGAGTTGGCGATCGGCAAGAATCAACTCGTCTTCCGGCAGGGAACCTTTATCCTCACCTCTCGTTTGATGGAAGGGAACTACCCGAATTATCGGCAGGTCATCCCCGCCGGCAACGACAAGCGGGTCTCCGTCAATCGCGAAGCGCTGGAGGGAGGGCTGCGGCGCGTTTCGCTCCTCGCCCGGGAGAAGACCAATGCGGTGAAGTTCCAGCTCGAAAAAGGGAAGATTCAGCTCAGCTCCAATAACCCCGAGCTGGGAGAGGCCGATGAAGAGGTCACCGCCTCTTTTACCGGAGAGGGATTCAGCACCGGCTTTAACGCCCGCTACCTTCTCGATGCCCTCTCCGTGCTCGAAGGGGAAGAGGCGACGCTTGAGTTTAAAGATGCCCTCTCTCCTTGCTTGATCAAGGAAGAGGGAAAAGGGTTTCTTGCGGTGGTCATGCCGATGCGGGTGTAA
- a CDS encoding tetratricopeptide repeat protein yields MTEGDPKAKFWGTLKWRLKVLAWAIAGMAALSATVWAVWSNAERVPKRYLESAEQKWRADDYLGAVREYEKITEEFPRSRLVPEALFWSGVIYYLYLDDPSKSVDFLQKTIRLTAPTPNNPHALSARRYLAEVYEKKYNKYREAIAEYEKIMELSGDPDQALESQFKIGELYSAVGNVEQARTEWDLLIKRDPKSRWAPSALYRQGSSYFIEGRCKEALIHYRRLVAEYSDSDMVPFALFRTANCLEEGGERDAALKLYRELQGRYPNKELVELKIKQIERGGPKQEERVAPPVSDPAAPSKLPAPDQ; encoded by the coding sequence GTGACGGAGGGAGACCCCAAGGCGAAATTTTGGGGGACTTTAAAGTGGCGGCTGAAGGTTCTCGCCTGGGCGATCGCCGGAATGGCGGCCCTCTCCGCCACGGTCTGGGCCGTCTGGTCGAATGCGGAGCGGGTCCCAAAGCGGTATCTGGAGTCGGCCGAGCAGAAATGGCGGGCCGATGACTATCTCGGCGCCGTCCGGGAGTATGAGAAGATCACGGAGGAATTTCCTCGGAGCCGGTTGGTCCCCGAGGCGCTCTTCTGGAGCGGGGTGATCTACTATCTTTATTTGGACGATCCGTCGAAGTCGGTCGATTTTCTCCAGAAAACCATCCGCCTCACCGCTCCCACTCCCAACAACCCCCATGCCCTCTCGGCCCGTCGCTATCTCGCCGAGGTCTACGAAAAAAAATACAATAAATACCGCGAGGCGATCGCCGAATATGAAAAGATCATGGAGTTGAGCGGCGATCCCGATCAAGCCTTGGAGAGCCAATTTAAGATCGGCGAGCTCTATTCGGCGGTCGGCAATGTCGAGCAGGCGCGCACGGAGTGGGATCTTCTGATTAAGCGCGACCCGAAGAGCCGTTGGGCCCCGTCGGCCCTCTACCGCCAAGGGAGCAGCTACTTTATCGAAGGACGCTGTAAAGAAGCCCTCATCCATTACCGGCGTCTCGTGGCGGAGTATTCCGACAGCGACATGGTTCCCTTTGCACTGTTTCGGACGGCGAACTGTCTTGAAGAGGGAGGAGAGCGGGATGCGGCGTTGAAGCTCTACAGAGAGCTTCAGGGACGGTATCCGAACAAAGAGCTGGTCGAATTGAAGATCAAGCAGATTGAAAGAGGGGGGCCGAAGCAGGAAGAGCGGGTCGCACCGCCGGTCAGTGACCCGGCCGCTCCGTCAAAGCTCCCGGCGCCGGACCAGTAA
- the gyrA gene encoding DNA gyrase subunit A, with the protein MPVDEQRTTVNLETEMKSAYMDYAMSVIVGRALPDVRDGLKPVHRRILYAMFREGLLSNRRYSKSAGVVGEVIKKYHPHGDAAVYDAMVRMAQDFNLRYLLVDGQGNFGSIDGDPPAAYRYTEARLTKLAEEMLADIDMETVDFTPNFDESVVEPTVLPTRIPQLLMNGSSGIAVGMATNIPPHNLGELIDGLVQLLNDPALTVEQLMQTIKGPDFPTSGFIYGGKGIQDAYLTGRGSLQLRARAVIEVSEKTEKETIVVTELPYQVNKARLIEKIAELVRDRKLEGISDLRDESDRDGMRIVIELKRGEIGSIVLNQLYKHTQMQSSFGVIMLSLVNNQPKVLNLKQMLQYFLDFRREVIIRRTRFELRQAEARAHILEGLKIALDHLDEVIALIRSSPSPEEAKSGLMRQFGLSEIQSQAILEMRLQRLTGLEREKLITEYREVLQKIEQLKALLASDALIRKTIQDELTEIREKYADERRTEILPETGEIHIEDLIAPEEMVITVSHTGYIKRTPSSVYRSQRRGGKGKIGAGLKEEDFVEHLFAASTHDSLLFFTDAGRVYWLKVHQIPEAGRATKGKAIVNLLQIAQTEKITTILSVSQFEEGKFVVMATRKGLIKKTALSAYSNPRAGGIRAINLEEGDRLIAARLTAGDHEILLGTKTGLSIRFHEEEARAVGRVATGVWGIRLESGDEVISAEVLPPNAQPTILTVTEKGYGKRTELSEYRQQGRGGHGIITIQTSPRNGCVIGALQVRDEDEVILITTIGKILRFRAQDIRVIGRNTQGVRLIDLEGEERVCGVVRLAEKTERDESADAEAEE; encoded by the coding sequence ATGCCAGTAGACGAACAGAGAACCACCGTTAATCTTGAGACCGAGATGAAGTCGGCTTATATGGATTACGCGATGAGCGTCATCGTCGGCCGCGCTTTGCCCGATGTCCGGGACGGCCTCAAGCCGGTCCATCGGCGGATCCTCTACGCGATGTTCCGCGAAGGGCTTCTCTCCAACCGCCGTTATTCGAAGTCGGCCGGCGTCGTCGGCGAGGTGATCAAAAAATACCATCCGCACGGCGATGCGGCGGTCTACGACGCGATGGTCCGAATGGCGCAAGATTTCAACCTCCGCTACCTTTTGGTAGATGGTCAGGGAAACTTCGGATCGATCGACGGCGATCCGCCCGCGGCCTACCGCTACACCGAGGCGCGGCTTACCAAGCTCGCCGAGGAGATGCTGGCCGACATCGATATGGAGACGGTCGATTTCACCCCGAACTTCGATGAATCGGTGGTCGAGCCGACCGTTCTTCCGACACGCATTCCGCAGCTGCTGATGAACGGCTCTTCGGGCATCGCCGTCGGGATGGCGACGAATATTCCACCGCACAATCTCGGCGAGCTCATCGACGGCCTGGTCCAGCTCCTCAACGATCCCGCCCTGACGGTTGAACAGTTGATGCAGACGATCAAAGGACCCGACTTCCCGACGTCGGGGTTCATCTACGGCGGCAAAGGAATTCAGGATGCCTATCTGACCGGACGCGGCTCCCTTCAGCTGCGGGCCCGCGCCGTCATCGAGGTCAGCGAGAAGACCGAGAAGGAGACGATCGTCGTCACCGAGCTTCCCTACCAGGTCAACAAAGCGCGGTTGATCGAGAAGATCGCCGAGCTGGTCCGCGACCGGAAGCTCGAAGGGATCTCCGACTTGCGCGACGAGTCGGACCGCGACGGCATGCGGATTGTCATTGAGCTGAAGCGGGGTGAGATCGGCTCGATCGTCCTCAACCAGCTCTACAAGCACACGCAGATGCAATCGAGCTTCGGGGTGATCATGCTGTCGTTGGTGAACAACCAGCCGAAGGTCCTCAATCTCAAGCAGATGCTCCAGTACTTCCTCGATTTTCGGCGGGAGGTGATCATCCGCCGGACGCGGTTTGAGCTGCGCCAGGCGGAGGCGCGGGCGCACATTTTGGAAGGGCTCAAGATCGCGCTCGACCACCTGGACGAAGTGATCGCCCTGATCCGAAGCTCCCCTTCCCCGGAAGAGGCGAAGAGCGGTCTCATGCGGCAGTTCGGCCTCTCCGAAATCCAATCACAGGCGATCCTGGAAATGCGGCTGCAACGGCTTACCGGGCTGGAGCGGGAGAAGCTGATCACCGAGTACCGCGAGGTGTTGCAGAAGATTGAGCAGCTCAAGGCGCTTTTGGCGAGCGACGCGCTCATCCGAAAAACGATTCAGGACGAATTAACCGAGATCCGAGAGAAGTATGCCGACGAACGGCGGACCGAGATTTTGCCGGAGACCGGCGAGATCCATATTGAAGATCTGATTGCGCCGGAAGAGATGGTCATCACCGTCTCGCACACCGGCTACATTAAACGGACCCCCTCGTCCGTCTATCGAAGTCAGCGCCGCGGCGGGAAGGGAAAAATCGGCGCCGGATTGAAAGAGGAAGATTTCGTTGAACACCTCTTCGCCGCCTCGACGCACGACTCTCTTCTCTTCTTTACCGATGCCGGCCGGGTTTACTGGCTGAAGGTCCACCAGATTCCGGAGGCGGGCCGGGCGACGAAGGGAAAAGCGATCGTCAACCTACTACAAATCGCCCAGACCGAGAAAATCACCACGATCCTCTCTGTCTCCCAGTTCGAAGAAGGAAAGTTCGTGGTCATGGCGACGCGCAAGGGTCTCATCAAGAAGACCGCTCTCTCCGCCTACAGCAATCCACGCGCCGGGGGGATTCGTGCGATCAACTTGGAAGAAGGAGACCGCCTGATCGCCGCCCGGCTGACCGCCGGAGACCACGAGATTCTTCTGGGAACCAAGACCGGGCTCTCGATTCGGTTCCACGAGGAAGAAGCCCGCGCCGTCGGCCGGGTTGCGACCGGCGTCTGGGGAATTCGTCTTGAGTCCGGCGACGAGGTCATCAGCGCGGAGGTCCTCCCCCCGAATGCCCAGCCGACGATCTTGACGGTGACCGAAAAGGGCTATGGCAAGCGAACCGAACTCTCGGAGTACCGGCAGCAGGGACGCGGAGGACATGGGATCATCACGATTCAGACGAGCCCCCGCAACGGCTGCGTCATCGGCGCGCTGCAGGTCCGGGACGAAGACGAGGTCATCCTGATCACGACCATCGGAAAAATTCTCCGTTTCAGGGCCCAAGATATCCGCGTCATCGGACGAAACACACAGGGGGTCCGCCTGATCGACCTCGAAGGAGAAGAGCGGGTCTGCGGCGTGGTCCGTCTGGCGGAGAAAACGGAGCGGGACGAATCGGCGGATGCCGAGGCGGAAGAGTGA
- a CDS encoding cupin, translated as MSHPSYHEALPQGVEVLRWPHKHPLPESEVVAFFQSRDLSPSRWSNGPGAVYAVHVHEYLKTLFCVNGRITFSLPDLDRTVELRPGDRLSLPRGIRHGATVGPEGVTCIEAGE; from the coding sequence ATGTCCCATCCGTCCTATCATGAAGCGCTTCCCCAAGGGGTTGAAGTCCTCCGCTGGCCGCACAAGCACCCGCTGCCGGAGTCGGAGGTGGTCGCCTTCTTTCAAAGCCGCGACCTCTCACCGAGCCGTTGGTCAAACGGACCAGGTGCGGTTTACGCCGTCCATGTGCATGAATATTTGAAGACCCTTTTTTGCGTCAATGGAAGGATCACCTTCTCTCTTCCCGATTTGGACCGGACCGTTGAGCTCCGCCCCGGCGACCGCTTGAGCCTCCCCCGTGGCATTCGTCATGGAGCCACCGTCGGGCCGGAGGGGGTCACCTGTATCGAGGCGGGGGAATGA
- the gyrB gene encoding DNA topoisomerase (ATP-hydrolyzing) subunit B → MVEETKQSEYDAGKIKILEGLEAVRKRPAMYIGSTGPDGLHHLVYEVVDNSVDEAMAGFCTEIEVAIHIDHSVTVIDNGRGIPTNLHPDKKVSAAEVALTVLHAGSKFDNETYKVSGGLHGVGVSVVNALSEWLEMEIKQNGSVFQQRYERGKPQAPLKVTGKTKKRGTQITFKPDGQIFEQTEFSYDVLATRLRELAFLNKGLLITLEDERTEKKQEFCYKGGILSFVEMLNESKTPLHKPIFVEKEKGGIMLELAVQYNDSYSENLFSFANNINTKEGGTHLVGFKSALTRTVNTYGAANNLLKNGETVTGEDVREGLTAVVSVKLPNPQFEGQTKTKLGNSEVKGIVEGAVNEALAEYFEENPSITKKIVDKALNAARAREAARKAKDLIRRKNALDGGSLPGKLADCSEKDPSRSEIYLVEGDSAGGSAKQGRDRRFQAILPLKGKILNVERARFDKMISSEEIRLLITALGCGIGVDDFDIAKARYHRVIIMTDADVDGAHIRTLLLTFFYRQMAQMIEKGYIYIAQPPLFKVKRGKTERYIKDEAALREYLIGIAGEEVQVYQDGSKEWLSGARVKTLLKKLAAYEAIIEHFARKQIDAEILRALTQHEEVQPELLRDAKRLQALLEVAKNYWAMYYPTYVISSSLGQDEEHVSNRIEIQIQKNGAPHLIKIDEALVGSPEFRELRNLSPLRLGLGKPPYRVTDADGEKEYPTAAGIIQHVLERGKKGLSIQRYKGLGEMNPNQLWETTMNPESRTLLQVQLEDTVEAERVFSVLMGDEVEPRRAFIHQHASEVKNLDI, encoded by the coding sequence ATGGTAGAAGAAACGAAACAATCAGAATACGATGCAGGTAAGATCAAAATCCTCGAGGGTCTCGAGGCGGTCCGAAAGCGCCCGGCGATGTACATCGGCAGCACCGGACCGGACGGATTGCACCATCTGGTCTACGAGGTTGTCGACAACTCGGTCGACGAAGCGATGGCCGGATTTTGCACCGAAATCGAAGTGGCGATTCATATCGACCATTCCGTCACCGTAATCGACAACGGCCGCGGGATCCCGACCAACCTCCATCCCGATAAGAAGGTCTCCGCCGCCGAGGTGGCGCTCACCGTGCTGCATGCCGGAAGCAAGTTCGATAACGAGACCTATAAGGTCTCCGGCGGATTGCACGGCGTCGGCGTCTCCGTGGTGAATGCGCTTTCAGAGTGGCTCGAGATGGAGATCAAGCAGAACGGCTCGGTCTTTCAGCAGCGGTATGAGCGGGGGAAGCCGCAGGCGCCGTTGAAGGTCACCGGCAAAACGAAAAAGCGCGGCACGCAGATCACCTTCAAGCCCGACGGCCAAATCTTCGAGCAGACCGAATTCTCCTATGATGTCTTGGCGACCCGGCTTCGAGAGCTTGCGTTCCTCAACAAGGGCCTGCTGATCACCCTGGAAGACGAGCGGACCGAGAAGAAGCAGGAATTCTGCTACAAGGGAGGGATCCTCTCGTTCGTCGAGATGCTCAATGAAAGCAAGACCCCGTTGCACAAGCCGATCTTCGTCGAGAAAGAGAAAGGCGGGATCATGCTCGAGCTGGCGGTCCAATACAACGACAGCTATTCGGAAAACCTCTTCTCCTTTGCGAACAACATCAATACGAAAGAGGGGGGAACCCACCTCGTCGGATTCAAATCGGCGCTGACCCGGACGGTCAATACCTACGGCGCGGCCAACAACCTCTTGAAGAATGGGGAGACGGTCACTGGGGAAGATGTCCGGGAGGGATTAACGGCCGTCGTCTCGGTCAAGCTTCCAAACCCGCAATTTGAAGGACAGACGAAGACAAAACTCGGTAATTCGGAAGTGAAGGGGATCGTCGAAGGGGCGGTCAATGAAGCGCTCGCCGAATACTTCGAAGAGAACCCCTCGATCACCAAGAAGATCGTCGACAAAGCGCTCAACGCCGCCCGTGCCCGCGAAGCGGCCCGCAAGGCGAAGGATCTGATTCGGCGAAAGAACGCGCTCGACGGCGGCTCCCTTCCCGGAAAGCTGGCCGACTGCTCCGAGAAAGATCCCTCCCGAAGCGAGATCTACCTGGTGGAGGGGGATTCGGCCGGCGGCTCGGCCAAACAGGGGCGCGACCGCCGCTTCCAGGCGATTTTGCCGCTAAAGGGAAAGATCCTCAACGTCGAGCGGGCCCGGTTCGACAAGATGATCTCCTCCGAAGAGATCCGCCTTCTGATCACCGCGCTGGGTTGCGGGATCGGAGTCGACGATTTCGATATCGCCAAAGCGCGGTATCATCGGGTGATCATTATGACCGACGCCGACGTCGATGGGGCGCATATTCGGACGCTGCTGCTCACCTTTTTCTACCGACAAATGGCGCAGATGATCGAGAAGGGATATATCTACATCGCCCAGCCGCCGCTCTTTAAGGTCAAGCGGGGGAAGACGGAGCGTTACATTAAAGATGAAGCGGCGCTGCGTGAATACCTCATTGGGATCGCCGGAGAAGAGGTCCAGGTCTACCAGGACGGGTCCAAGGAGTGGCTCTCCGGGGCGAGGGTGAAGACCCTGCTCAAGAAGTTGGCGGCCTACGAAGCGATCATTGAGCACTTCGCGAGAAAGCAGATCGACGCGGAGATCTTGCGCGCCTTGACGCAACATGAAGAGGTGCAGCCGGAGCTCCTTCGGGATGCCAAGCGCCTCCAGGCGCTGCTCGAGGTCGCCAAAAATTACTGGGCGATGTACTATCCGACCTATGTCATTTCTTCTTCGCTCGGCCAGGATGAGGAGCATGTCTCCAACCGGATCGAGATCCAGATACAGAAGAACGGCGCGCCCCACTTGATTAAGATCGATGAGGCGCTGGTCGGCTCTCCGGAATTTCGAGAGCTTCGAAATCTCTCGCCGCTGCGGCTGGGGCTTGGAAAGCCGCCCTATCGGGTGACCGACGCCGACGGCGAGAAGGAATATCCGACCGCCGCCGGGATCATCCAGCACGTTTTAGAGCGGGGAAAGAAGGGGCTGTCGATTCAGCGATATAAGGGCTTGGGGGAGATGAATCCGAACCAGCTCTGGGAGACGACGATGAATCCGGAGAGCCGCACCCTCCTACAGGTCCAGCTGGAAGACACAGTCGAGGCCGAGCGGGTTTTCTCCGTCCTCATGGGCGACGAGGTCGAACCGCGACGCGCGTTCATCCACCAGCACGCCTCCGAAGTGAAGAACCTCGATATTTAG
- a CDS encoding archease → MEAFRIMEEEESGGLMLMARGDSLEALFRAAARGLFETMVDTDAVQPQVGKEITLSADSIDQLLDQWLLELIRLKELEGLFFGAFEVSIERSQRHRIRGVAMGELIDPTRHPIRDRIGEARAIPFRIARTGDAWEVVVTFVPEAG, encoded by the coding sequence TTGGAAGCGTTTCGAATTATGGAGGAGGAAGAAAGCGGCGGCCTGATGTTGATGGCGCGGGGCGATTCGCTCGAAGCGCTCTTCCGGGCGGCGGCGCGCGGACTTTTCGAAACAATGGTCGACACCGACGCTGTTCAGCCGCAGGTGGGGAAAGAGATCACCCTCTCGGCCGACAGCATCGACCAGCTTCTCGATCAATGGCTTCTGGAGCTGATCCGCCTGAAGGAGTTGGAGGGGCTGTTCTTCGGCGCGTTTGAAGTCAGCATTGAGCGGAGCCAGCGTCACAGAATCCGAGGGGTCGCGATGGGAGAATTGATCGACCCGACCCGCCATCCGATCCGGGATCGAATCGGCGAGGCGCGGGCGATCCCGTTTCGAATTGCACGCACGGGGGACGCTTGGGAAGTGGTGGTGACCTTTGTCCCCGAAGCAGGCTGA